Proteins co-encoded in one Kutzneria chonburiensis genomic window:
- a CDS encoding MOSC and FAD-binding oxidoreductase domain-containing protein: MARLLSLNVGLPKDVPWQGRTVHTGIFKNPVEGPRMARTLNIDGDGQGDLGGHGGEQRAVMVYQRQSYDYWRDQLGRDDLEYGNFGENFTVDGLLDDEVHIGDRYRIGDAEFEVTQPRVTCFRVAMRLNEPEMPSLLVARHRPGFYFRVIREGEVRAGDEIMRTAVGRHELSVADIDALLYLPHRDVVQLRKAVDIPALSPGWQGSFRDLLQAKESVVEAWLGFRALRVSRIVPESTTIASIYLSTSDGVKLPKPLPGQYLTVRADAQVRSYSLSAASDAEYRISVKRDGAVSTFLHTKLHEGDTLDVAAPRGDFTLQDSDSPVVLLSAGVGITPVLAMLRALKGSRREVWWLHTARSAAEHAFADEAHERLADLNAHEHVYYTSAGNRLNARAISALNLPANTSAYLCGPAGFKDDMTVALKEIGITDVHTELFGALPSINPGIVGAATTTPHQPAGEPGTGPRITFARSGITVPWREDFDNLLEIAEACDVPTRWSCRTGVCHTCVTPVLSGEVRYRPEPLSRRQRARRWCAAHAPPTTWCWISKPATRFLATVVMTLVAPPKPGASGCWLSATTT, from the coding sequence GTGGCTCGCCTGCTGTCACTGAACGTCGGACTGCCCAAGGACGTGCCCTGGCAGGGCCGGACCGTGCACACCGGCATCTTCAAGAACCCGGTCGAGGGCCCGCGGATGGCCCGCACGCTCAACATCGACGGCGACGGCCAGGGCGACCTCGGCGGCCACGGCGGCGAGCAGCGGGCCGTCATGGTCTACCAGCGGCAGTCCTACGACTACTGGCGCGATCAGCTCGGCCGGGACGACCTGGAGTACGGCAACTTCGGCGAGAACTTCACCGTGGACGGGCTACTGGACGACGAGGTGCACATCGGCGACCGGTACCGCATCGGCGACGCCGAGTTCGAGGTCACGCAGCCCCGTGTGACCTGCTTCCGGGTCGCGATGCGGCTCAACGAGCCGGAGATGCCGTCGCTGCTGGTCGCCCGGCACCGGCCCGGCTTCTACTTCCGGGTGATCCGCGAGGGCGAGGTGCGCGCCGGCGACGAGATCATGCGCACGGCCGTCGGCCGGCACGAGCTGAGCGTAGCCGACATCGATGCCCTGCTGTACCTGCCGCATCGCGATGTCGTACAGCTGCGCAAGGCCGTTGACATCCCGGCGCTGAGCCCCGGCTGGCAGGGTTCGTTCCGAGATCTGTTGCAGGCCAAGGAATCCGTGGTCGAGGCCTGGCTGGGTTTCCGGGCGCTGCGGGTGTCGCGGATCGTGCCGGAGAGCACGACCATCGCGTCCATCTATCTGTCCACATCGGACGGTGTAAAGCTTCCCAAGCCGTTGCCGGGCCAGTACTTGACGGTACGGGCCGATGCTCAGGTGCGGAGCTACTCGCTGTCGGCGGCGAGCGACGCTGAGTACCGGATCAGCGTCAAACGCGACGGTGCCGTGAGCACCTTCCTGCACACCAAGCTGCACGAAGGCGACACACTCGACGTCGCCGCGCCACGCGGCGATTTCACGTTGCAGGACAGCGACTCCCCGGTGGTACTACTGTCGGCTGGCGTCGGCATCACGCCCGTGCTGGCAATGTTGCGCGCCCTCAAGGGAAGTCGGCGCGAGGTGTGGTGGCTGCACACCGCCCGATCCGCCGCCGAACACGCCTTCGCCGACGAAGCCCACGAGCGGCTGGCCGATCTCAATGCCCACGAGCACGTCTACTACACATCCGCCGGAAATCGCCTGAACGCCAGGGCAATCTCAGCGTTGAACCTACCCGCCAACACATCTGCCTACCTGTGCGGCCCGGCCGGCTTCAAGGACGACATGACGGTGGCACTGAAGGAAATCGGCATCACCGATGTCCACACGGAACTGTTCGGCGCGCTGCCGTCGATCAACCCCGGCATCGTCGGCGCAGCAACGACAACGCCGCACCAGCCGGCCGGCGAACCCGGCACGGGACCGCGGATCACCTTCGCCCGCAGCGGTATCACCGTCCCGTGGCGTGAGGACTTCGACAATCTGCTGGAGATCGCCGAAGCCTGCGACGTGCCGACCCGCTGGTCCTGCCGCACCGGCGTCTGCCACACGTGCGTGACACCCGTGCTGTCCGGCGAAGTCCGATACCGCCCGGAACCCTTGAGCCGCCGGCAGCGGGCCAGGCGCTGGTGTGCTGCTCACGCCCCGCCGACGACCTGGTGCTGGATCTCTAAGCCGGCCACCAGGTTCTTGGCCACGGTCGTGATGACCTTGGTCGCGCCGCCGAAACCGGGGGCCAGCGGCTGCTGGCTCAGCGCCACCACGACATAA
- the argG gene encoding argininosuccinate synthase — MSKVLTSLPVGERVGIAFSGGLDTSVAVAWMREKGAVPCTYTADIGQYDEPDISGVPTRAHQYGAEIARAVDCKAALVEEGLAALSCGAFHIRSGGRAYFNTTPLGRAVTGTLLVRAMLEDDVQIWGDGSTFKGNDIERFYRYGLLANPSLRIYKPWLDADFVTELGGRKEMSEWLVAHGLPYRDSTEKAYSTDANIWGATHEAKSLEHLDTGIEIVDPIMGVRFWDPAVEIAPEDVTIGFERGRPVTINGKEFGSAVDLVLEANAIGGRHGLGMSDQIENRIIEAKSRGIYEAPGMALLHAAYERLVNAIHNEDTVASYHNEGRRLGRLMYEGRWLDPQSLMLRESLQRWVGMAITGEVTLRLRRGEDYSILDTTGPSFSYHPDKLSMERTEDAAFGPVDRIGQLTMRNLDIADSRAKLEQYAGLGMVGNSHPAALVGVAQAATTGLIGAMAEGGAEAIAARGEASALSVAEEDELLDLAAIESGTD, encoded by the coding sequence GTGTCCAAGGTGCTCACTTCCCTCCCTGTCGGCGAACGTGTCGGGATCGCCTTCTCCGGCGGCCTCGACACCTCGGTAGCGGTCGCGTGGATGCGCGAGAAGGGTGCCGTCCCGTGCACCTACACCGCTGACATCGGCCAGTACGACGAGCCCGACATCTCGGGTGTGCCGACTCGTGCCCACCAGTACGGCGCCGAGATCGCCCGGGCCGTTGACTGCAAGGCCGCCCTGGTCGAGGAGGGGCTGGCCGCGCTGTCCTGCGGCGCGTTCCACATCCGCTCCGGTGGCCGGGCCTACTTCAACACCACGCCGCTGGGCCGCGCCGTCACCGGCACCCTGCTGGTGCGGGCCATGCTCGAGGACGACGTGCAGATCTGGGGCGACGGCTCCACGTTCAAGGGCAACGACATCGAGCGGTTCTACCGCTACGGCCTGCTGGCCAACCCGTCGCTGCGGATCTACAAGCCGTGGCTGGACGCCGACTTCGTCACCGAGCTCGGCGGCCGCAAGGAGATGTCCGAGTGGCTGGTCGCGCACGGCCTGCCCTACCGGGACAGCACCGAGAAGGCCTACTCCACCGACGCCAACATCTGGGGCGCCACCCACGAGGCCAAGTCGCTGGAGCACCTCGACACCGGCATCGAGATCGTCGACCCGATCATGGGCGTGCGGTTCTGGGACCCGGCGGTGGAGATCGCGCCCGAGGACGTGACCATCGGCTTCGAGCGGGGCCGGCCGGTGACGATCAACGGCAAGGAGTTCGGCAGCGCGGTCGACCTGGTGCTGGAGGCCAACGCCATCGGCGGCCGGCACGGCCTCGGCATGTCCGACCAGATCGAGAACCGGATCATCGAGGCCAAGAGCCGTGGCATCTACGAGGCCCCGGGCATGGCCCTGCTGCACGCCGCGTACGAGCGGCTGGTCAACGCCATCCACAACGAGGACACGGTGGCCAGCTACCACAACGAGGGCCGCCGCCTCGGCCGGCTGATGTACGAGGGCCGCTGGTTGGACCCGCAGTCGCTGATGCTGCGCGAGTCGCTGCAGCGCTGGGTCGGCATGGCCATCACCGGCGAGGTCACGCTGCGGCTGCGGCGGGGTGAGGACTACTCGATCCTCGACACCACCGGCCCGTCCTTCAGCTACCACCCGGACAAGCTGTCCATGGAGCGCACCGAGGACGCCGCGTTCGGCCCGGTGGACCGGATCGGCCAGCTCACCATGCGCAACCTGGACATCGCCGACTCCCGGGCCAAGCTGGAGCAGTACGCCGGCCTCGGCATGGTCGGCAACTCGCACCCGGCGGCGCTGGTCGGCGTGGCCCAGGCGGCGACGACCGGCCTGATCGGCGCCATGGCCGAGGGTGGGGCCGAGGCCATCGCCGCCCGCGGCGAGGCGTCCGCGCTCAGCGTGGCCGAGGAGGACGAGCTGCTCGACCTCGCGGCCATCGAGTCCGGCACGGACTGA
- a CDS encoding DUF427 domain-containing protein yields the protein MGLAWQQGPLGGKAVGQFLTPEPLPERLLFAEPLRRRMRVQLGGTVGLAGGKEKHWVADSEDVVLLHEPGRYPVAYFPLSDVAEGVLELETRTTKHKDLGATAWFSVNGTAHAAWQFSELPAHAAILRDRVAFAWRAMDAFYEEDERIVGHAADMYHRVDIRKTSRHLVVREGDRVVADTHHPLALYESGFAPRWYVPREDIDLAALTPVEGETFCPYKGLASYYDIGTRRRAAWGYAEAWPEVGAVSGWISFEPDVVDVWLDGRKLSLEPGQTVVPHGIDRGLDPEELKGN from the coding sequence ATGGGGTTGGCATGGCAGCAAGGGCCGCTGGGCGGCAAGGCGGTCGGGCAGTTCCTGACGCCCGAGCCGCTGCCCGAGCGGCTGCTGTTCGCGGAGCCGCTGCGCCGGCGGATGCGGGTGCAGCTCGGGGGTACCGTCGGGCTGGCGGGTGGGAAAGAAAAACACTGGGTGGCTGACAGCGAGGATGTCGTGCTGTTGCACGAGCCGGGGCGTTACCCGGTGGCGTACTTCCCGTTGTCCGATGTGGCGGAAGGTGTCCTGGAGCTGGAGACCAGGACGACCAAGCACAAGGATCTCGGGGCCACCGCGTGGTTTTCGGTGAACGGCACCGCGCATGCGGCGTGGCAGTTCAGCGAGCTGCCGGCCCACGCGGCGATCCTGCGGGACCGGGTCGCCTTCGCGTGGCGGGCCATGGATGCCTTCTATGAGGAGGACGAGCGGATCGTCGGGCACGCCGCCGACATGTACCACCGGGTCGACATCCGCAAGACCTCGCGGCATCTTGTTGTGCGCGAAGGTGATCGTGTGGTTGCCGACACGCATCACCCGCTGGCGCTGTACGAATCCGGCTTCGCCCCGCGGTGGTACGTGCCGCGTGAGGACATCGATCTGGCGGCGCTGACGCCGGTCGAGGGCGAGACCTTCTGCCCGTACAAGGGTTTGGCCAGCTACTACGACATCGGCACGCGGCGTCGCGCCGCCTGGGGCTACGCCGAGGCGTGGCCGGAGGTCGGGGCCGTGTCCGGCTGGATCTCGTTCGAGCCGGACGTCGTGGACGTCTGGCTGGACGGCCGGAAGCTGTCCCTGGAGCCCGGGCAAACCGTTGTCCCGCACGGCATCGACCGTGGCCTTGACCCGGAAGAACTGAAGGGGAACTGA
- a CDS encoding SDR family oxidoreductase produces MSLENRTVLVIGRSSGIARAVVAAATAAGAKVVVAGRDEVDVADEASIAALASRLGRVDHVVSTASARARGSVETLTPEAVLASFTVKAIAPIFLAKHFAPMMPPDGSFVFLSGASARKAMPGMLAVGGTNAALDALVRGLAVELAPLRVNAVSPGTIDTGAYDALGDAAKADLFAARSATNPVRRIGAAEDIARAVLFALDSTFMTGVSLAVDGGEPLV; encoded by the coding sequence ATGTCGCTGGAGAACCGCACCGTGCTGGTGATCGGCCGCAGCAGCGGCATCGCCCGGGCCGTCGTCGCCGCCGCTACGGCAGCTGGGGCAAAGGTTGTTGTTGCCGGACGGGATGAAGTCGATGTGGCCGACGAGGCCAGCATTGCCGCGCTGGCCTCGCGGCTCGGCCGTGTCGACCACGTCGTGTCGACCGCATCGGCCCGGGCTCGGGGATCGGTCGAGACCCTGACGCCGGAGGCCGTGCTGGCTTCGTTCACCGTCAAGGCGATCGCGCCGATCTTCCTGGCCAAGCACTTCGCGCCGATGATGCCGCCCGACGGCTCGTTCGTGTTCCTGTCCGGCGCTTCCGCGCGCAAGGCGATGCCCGGCATGCTCGCCGTCGGCGGTACGAATGCCGCCCTCGACGCCCTTGTGCGTGGCCTGGCCGTTGAGCTCGCGCCGCTTCGCGTCAACGCCGTGTCGCCCGGCACCATCGACACCGGGGCCTACGACGCGCTCGGCGACGCCGCCAAGGCCGACCTGTTCGCCGCCCGCTCGGCCACGAATCCGGTCCGTCGCATCGGCGCCGCCGAAGACATCGCCCGTGCCGTCTTGTTCGCACTCGACTCCACCTTCATGACCGGCGTCTCGCTGGCCGTCGACGGTGGCGAACCTCTCGTCTGA
- a CDS encoding ATP-binding protein, protein MRNKVTGSPSAPFVQAGVVNGNIVFEAEPAPVPRQLPPVPAWFISRDAELAALDTAVAEADGPALALIVGAGGMGKTWLAVWWAHHNLALFPDGQVFVDLRGVAPAGQFLPPAAVLRCVLDALGVPAPAVPVDFQAQVGRFRSLVAGRRMLFLFDDVRDADHVRAALPSTAGCVTLVTSRNRLDSLDASVRIGMREFSADESAEMFARRWGRDRLDAEPAAVRSLVADCAGLPLALGIAASWVAAHREFPIEVFARELRDARLPTLDGVEPVLSSSYHALSAEQAAVFALLGLLPGAHTGIEAIAALTAVPVRPVLRALQRVSLIDECAPGRWQLHDLVRLYALSRLDDHEEALDRLVGYYVRTGFAADRVLDPRRAAIDVSSDVRFEDRAAAVAWFEAEHGCLLALQRFVAERGRQVDAWRLAWVMHSFHWQQGLVRDQAGTWRVALRDRLDDSSAALARRLLGSALVRTGAVEDALVLLGEALTLYQGDSWGEAHTHRSLARGWHAAGDVPRALAHATMATTLYRSVDSPVDVADALELQGRYETELGRLAEAREAAEAALDLYRRNGNIEGEATALDGLGHIEQRSGRPEVAVQHYERALALFDGRHAYHLAETFDRLAECRASLGDTEHARPAWEAALALYESQQRDADVDRVRARLDKR, encoded by the coding sequence ATGCGGAACAAGGTCACCGGCTCGCCGTCGGCGCCGTTCGTGCAGGCCGGAGTGGTCAACGGCAACATCGTCTTCGAGGCGGAGCCGGCCCCGGTGCCGCGCCAGCTGCCGCCCGTGCCCGCCTGGTTCATCAGCCGTGACGCCGAGCTGGCCGCGCTGGACACGGCCGTCGCCGAGGCCGACGGGCCGGCGCTGGCGCTGATCGTTGGGGCCGGCGGCATGGGCAAGACCTGGCTGGCGGTGTGGTGGGCCCACCACAACCTCGCCCTGTTCCCGGACGGCCAGGTCTTCGTCGACCTGCGCGGGGTCGCCCCGGCCGGCCAGTTCCTGCCGCCGGCGGCGGTGCTGCGCTGCGTGCTGGATGCGCTGGGGGTGCCGGCGCCGGCGGTGCCGGTGGATTTCCAGGCCCAGGTCGGCCGGTTCCGCAGCCTGGTCGCCGGCCGGCGCATGCTGTTCCTGTTCGACGACGTGCGCGACGCCGATCACGTGCGGGCCGCGCTGCCGTCGACCGCCGGCTGCGTGACGCTGGTGACCAGCCGGAACCGGCTTGACTCGCTGGACGCCTCGGTGCGGATCGGGATGCGGGAGTTCAGCGCCGACGAGAGCGCCGAGATGTTCGCCCGGCGGTGGGGACGTGACCGGTTGGACGCCGAGCCGGCGGCGGTGCGGAGCCTGGTCGCCGACTGCGCCGGGCTGCCGCTGGCGTTGGGGATCGCCGCCAGTTGGGTGGCCGCGCATCGGGAGTTCCCCATCGAGGTGTTCGCCCGTGAGCTCCGGGACGCCCGGCTACCGACGCTGGACGGGGTGGAGCCGGTGCTTTCCTCCTCCTACCACGCCCTTTCGGCCGAGCAGGCCGCTGTGTTCGCGCTGCTCGGACTGTTGCCCGGCGCCCACACGGGCATCGAGGCGATTGCCGCACTCACGGCAGTGCCGGTGCGGCCGGTTCTCCGCGCGTTGCAACGGGTTTCGCTCATCGACGAGTGTGCACCCGGCCGCTGGCAGCTGCACGACCTGGTCCGGCTGTACGCCTTGTCGCGGCTGGATGACCATGAGGAGGCGCTGGACCGACTTGTCGGTTACTACGTGCGGACCGGGTTCGCCGCCGATCGGGTGCTCGATCCGCGCCGGGCGGCCATCGACGTCTCCTCGGACGTCCGGTTCGAGGACCGTGCGGCAGCGGTGGCCTGGTTCGAGGCCGAACATGGCTGCCTGCTGGCGTTGCAGCGGTTCGTGGCCGAGCGCGGACGGCAGGTCGACGCCTGGCGGCTGGCCTGGGTGATGCACAGTTTCCACTGGCAGCAGGGGCTGGTGCGGGACCAGGCCGGCACGTGGCGCGTGGCCTTGCGTGACCGTTTGGACGATTCGTCGGCAGCCCTGGCGCGACGGCTGTTAGGGTCCGCGCTCGTGCGGACGGGGGCGGTCGAGGACGCGTTGGTGTTGCTGGGCGAGGCTTTGACGCTGTACCAGGGGGACAGCTGGGGCGAGGCGCATACCCATCGGTCGCTGGCCCGAGGCTGGCATGCGGCCGGAGACGTGCCGCGTGCTCTGGCGCATGCGACCATGGCCACCACGTTGTATCGGTCGGTGGACTCGCCGGTCGACGTGGCCGACGCGCTGGAGCTTCAGGGTCGTTACGAGACCGAGCTCGGTCGGCTGGCCGAAGCGAGGGAAGCCGCCGAGGCGGCGCTGGATCTCTATCGCCGCAACGGAAATATCGAGGGCGAGGCGACCGCGTTGGACGGGCTCGGGCACATCGAGCAGCGGTCCGGACGGCCCGAGGTGGCCGTCCAACACTACGAGCGGGCCCTGGCGCTGTTCGACGGCCGGCACGCCTACCACCTGGCCGAGACCTTCGACCGGCTGGCCGAATGCCGTGCCTCGCTGGGCGATACCGAGCATGCCCGGCCGGCGTGGGAAGCAGCCCTGGCCCTGTACGAGAGTCAGCAGCGCGACGCCGATGTCGACCGTGTTCGGGCCCGGCTGGACAAGCGGTGA
- a CDS encoding CGNR zinc finger domain-containing protein has protein sequence MTDETLLLDLLNTTPVVEGTQRDVLADAEAGNDWLVEHGQHATSDEWRALIEARNALQDVVRGHTTPQALRPFVDGIAYRASLTDEGIAWDADLPAGRTAAARAVLAWDKLRTDSPGRLRPCANPECRLFLIDHSKPNSARWCSMAVCGNRMKARRHYQRSRQG, from the coding sequence ATGACGGACGAGACCCTGCTGCTGGACCTGCTGAACACCACGCCGGTCGTCGAGGGCACGCAGCGCGATGTCCTGGCCGACGCCGAAGCGGGCAATGATTGGCTGGTAGAACACGGCCAACACGCAACAAGTGACGAGTGGCGAGCACTGATTGAGGCACGAAACGCTCTTCAAGACGTTGTTCGCGGGCATACGACGCCCCAAGCCCTACGCCCGTTCGTCGACGGCATCGCCTACCGTGCGTCACTGACCGATGAGGGCATCGCGTGGGACGCCGACCTGCCGGCGGGCCGGACCGCCGCCGCACGGGCCGTGCTGGCCTGGGACAAGCTGCGCACCGACAGCCCGGGCCGGCTGCGCCCGTGCGCCAACCCGGAGTGCCGGCTGTTCCTGATCGACCACAGCAAGCCGAACAGCGCCCGCTGGTGCTCGATGGCCGTGTGCGGCAACCGGATGAAGGCCCGCCGGCACTACCAGCGCAGCCGCCAGGGCTGA
- a CDS encoding glycoside hydrolase family 3 C-terminal domain-containing protein, translating to MALRDLVRPPIDTPVPTVAPLRLGATWNPELARRVGAAFGDRHAGQVVGVQLDQALRDPRLGRNELGYAEDPLLAARLAAAHLFGMSGGCTPVITDFDEVACFGGRYGFSARALNERELPVYRAVFEIGGARGLVLPRHMFDDSPMMTRLLIEEGIRPWSDGCAPVLTTGGPVVPAMRAGADGFVGHVLDELVAAEADGSITAAEIDAATARLDALFGRTGVASGRDHDGLELAVAREAVVLLRNDGLLPLLVGPGIRVAIVHPGGSCGLPAAVERLVTAAGGTVTVTGGYDRVRLREADSRRCLVAVGDELELAVPSGGNDVFDAIEWSRHVFELRNNVCRQAMDVVPANDGTVSLRHVRNGQTMTLENMLWEPVSDGAADSAAAAAAADVVLMVVGNDPEDRRDRENLLLPAQQERTLRAVRAANPNTVLAVLSSHPYALDWAEANVGGILWSTRGEQSDVAMADVLFGVRSPAGRLPQTWYRAMDTAFDTYLDQQGEPLFPFGHGLSYTTFRYDRPVLSSRDLAADGRITVSVRVHNTGFRDGDEVVQLYTRQLTSRVRQPVRQLRHFTRITVPARTSRTVTFALTADDVSFFDVTSQAWVLETATHEVLVGGQTARFGTTGRDIPIRPLAGASLLCTRADETAGMVLVDGPAMAATGQRSWLAFRGCDPAGCRTWSLEAVNPTRVPLYVGLHLDDPKGPLIGVLAVPPGAGTHTAPITGEAPGIRDVFAVFTQPGVRAGRLMFG from the coding sequence ATGGCTCTGCGCGACCTGGTCCGGCCGCCGATCGACACACCCGTGCCGACCGTTGCGCCGCTACGGCTGGGCGCGACCTGGAACCCCGAACTGGCCCGGCGCGTCGGCGCCGCCTTCGGCGACCGCCATGCGGGCCAGGTCGTCGGCGTCCAACTGGACCAGGCACTCCGCGATCCCCGGCTGGGCCGCAACGAGCTCGGCTACGCCGAGGACCCGCTGCTCGCGGCCCGGCTGGCCGCCGCCCACCTGTTCGGCATGAGCGGCGGCTGCACGCCGGTGATCACCGACTTCGACGAGGTGGCCTGCTTCGGCGGCCGGTACGGCTTCAGCGCGCGGGCGCTCAACGAACGGGAACTACCGGTCTACCGAGCGGTGTTCGAGATCGGCGGGGCGCGCGGCCTGGTGCTGCCGCGGCACATGTTCGACGACTCGCCGATGATGACCCGGCTGCTGATCGAGGAGGGCATCCGCCCGTGGAGCGACGGCTGTGCGCCGGTGCTCACCACCGGCGGCCCAGTCGTGCCGGCGATGCGGGCCGGTGCCGACGGCTTTGTCGGCCATGTCTTGGACGAACTCGTGGCAGCGGAGGCCGACGGCAGCATCACGGCGGCGGAGATCGACGCGGCCACGGCTCGGCTCGACGCGCTGTTCGGCCGGACGGGCGTGGCCTCCGGTCGTGATCACGACGGGCTGGAGCTCGCCGTGGCCCGCGAGGCCGTGGTGCTGCTGCGCAACGACGGCCTGCTGCCGCTGCTCGTCGGCCCCGGAATACGGGTCGCCATCGTGCATCCGGGCGGTTCGTGTGGTCTGCCGGCTGCGGTCGAGCGTCTGGTCACCGCGGCCGGCGGGACCGTGACCGTGACCGGTGGCTACGACCGGGTGCGGCTGCGCGAGGCCGACAGCCGCCGCTGCCTGGTCGCCGTCGGTGATGAGCTCGAGCTGGCCGTGCCGAGCGGCGGCAACGATGTCTTCGACGCCATCGAGTGGTCTCGGCACGTGTTCGAGCTGCGCAACAATGTTTGCCGCCAGGCGATGGATGTGGTGCCGGCGAACGACGGCACGGTCTCGCTGCGTCATGTCCGCAATGGACAGACAATGACGCTGGAGAACATGCTGTGGGAGCCGGTCTCCGACGGTGCCGCCGACTCGGCCGCGGCGGCCGCGGCGGCGGACGTGGTGCTCATGGTGGTCGGCAACGACCCGGAAGACCGTCGCGACCGGGAGAACCTGTTGCTGCCGGCGCAACAGGAGCGCACGCTGCGGGCCGTGCGGGCGGCCAACCCGAACACGGTGTTGGCCGTGCTGAGCAGCCACCCGTACGCGCTGGACTGGGCCGAAGCCAACGTCGGCGGCATCCTGTGGAGCACGAGGGGAGAACAGAGCGACGTCGCCATGGCCGATGTGCTTTTCGGCGTGCGCTCACCGGCCGGCCGACTGCCGCAGACCTGGTACCGCGCCATGGACACCGCGTTCGACACGTACCTGGACCAGCAGGGCGAGCCGCTGTTCCCGTTCGGCCACGGCCTGAGCTACACCACCTTCCGCTACGACCGGCCGGTGCTCAGCAGCCGAGACCTCGCGGCCGACGGCCGGATCACGGTGTCGGTCCGCGTGCACAACACCGGCTTCCGCGACGGTGACGAGGTCGTGCAGCTCTACACCCGGCAGCTCACGTCCCGCGTGCGCCAACCGGTCCGGCAGTTGCGGCACTTCACCCGAATCACCGTGCCGGCAAGGACTTCGCGGACCGTCACGTTCGCGCTGACCGCCGACGACGTGTCGTTCTTCGACGTCACGAGCCAGGCCTGGGTGCTGGAGACGGCCACCCACGAGGTCCTGGTCGGCGGCCAGACGGCGCGGTTCGGCACCACCGGCCGGGACATCCCGATCCGGCCGCTGGCCGGCGCGTCGCTGCTGTGCACCAGGGCCGACGAGACCGCCGGCATGGTGCTGGTCGACGGCCCGGCGATGGCCGCGACCGGGCAGCGGTCGTGGCTGGCCTTCCGTGGCTGCGACCCGGCCGGCTGTCGCACGTGGAGCCTGGAGGCGGTCAATCCCACGCGGGTGCCGCTGTATGTCGGCCTGCACCTGGACGACCCGAAGGGCCCGCTGATCGGCGTGCTGGCCGTGCCGCCGGGCGCGGGCACGCACACCGCGCCGATCACCGGTGAAGCGCCAGGGATCCGTGACGTGTTCGCGGTGTTCACCCAGCCGGGGGTAAGGGCCGGTCGTCTGATGTTCGGCTGA
- a CDS encoding LacI family DNA-binding transcriptional regulator yields MATIHDVARAAGVAPSTVSYVISGKRTVSAATRRRVQQQIRLLGYRPRATEPVGRSDLLALLAPQRPGIDTPTIMRFTAAATIAARAHGLDLLLLTKDGDPGELRDAVIGSLADGVIALDVTATDDRVPMLTALDRPTVLLGVPDHPNAITCLDLDFAAAAMLCIDHLADLGHQRIGLIGPAAAVHARGVSNANRFRQGFFDSSTRRGVRAVFSAYDGLCLDRLLGDGVTAVVIQNEAAVTPVMQDLGRRGLVVPQDISVIAVGPHGGDPCTLTTVEVPAAQLGELAVEMVVDRLDGSAAPEIRLLPPRLAVRASTSTVDRTVESVE; encoded by the coding sequence GTGGCGACCATTCACGACGTCGCGCGGGCCGCCGGGGTGGCGCCGAGCACGGTGTCCTATGTGATCAGCGGAAAACGGACCGTGTCGGCCGCGACCCGAAGACGGGTGCAGCAGCAGATCCGACTGCTCGGCTACCGGCCGCGGGCCACCGAACCGGTCGGCCGCAGCGACCTGCTCGCACTGCTGGCCCCGCAGCGGCCCGGCATCGACACGCCGACGATCATGCGGTTCACCGCGGCGGCCACCATCGCCGCCCGCGCGCACGGGCTGGACCTGTTGCTGCTGACCAAGGACGGCGATCCCGGCGAACTACGCGACGCGGTCATCGGCTCGCTGGCCGACGGCGTGATCGCCCTCGACGTGACCGCCACCGACGACCGGGTGCCGATGCTCACCGCGCTTGACCGGCCGACAGTTCTACTCGGCGTGCCGGATCACCCCAACGCGATCACCTGTCTGGACCTGGATTTCGCGGCGGCCGCCATGCTCTGCATCGACCATCTGGCCGATCTCGGGCACCAGCGGATCGGGCTCATCGGGCCGGCCGCCGCCGTCCACGCACGTGGTGTCAGCAACGCAAACCGGTTTCGCCAAGGGTTTTTCGACAGTTCGACCCGCCGCGGAGTTCGTGCCGTGTTCAGTGCCTATGACGGCTTGTGCCTCGACCGGCTCCTCGGCGACGGCGTCACCGCGGTGGTGATCCAGAACGAGGCCGCCGTCACGCCGGTGATGCAGGACCTCGGCCGGCGCGGACTCGTTGTGCCGCAGGACATCTCCGTGATCGCGGTCGGCCCGCACGGCGGCGATCCCTGCACCCTGACCACCGTCGAGGTGCCGGCCGCGCAGCTCGGCGAGCTCGCCGTGGAGATGGTCGTCGACCGGTTGGACGGCTCGGCGGCCCCGGAGATCCGCCTGCTGCCGCCCCGGCTGGCCGTGCGGGCGAGCACGTCTACTGTGGACCGAACCGTCGAATCAGTCGAATAA